DNA sequence from the Fundidesulfovibrio magnetotacticus genome:
AGCGTGGGCAGAGCTTGCGAGGGCGCTCCGAAAGAGGCGCTGCCGCTGTTTCTCGTGGGGCGTCAGGCGGCCGTGTCAGCGTGGTGAGCGGTCCGTGCCCGTGAGCCCGACGCTCCCGCTGTTGTGGTAGATCAGGCAGCCCTCGGGCGTGATGTCGCCCACCAGGGTGAGGCCCAGCTTGCGGGCCAGTTCCGCGCCGAGGCTGGTGGCCATGGAGCGGGAGGCCAGCACGGCGAAGCCGCAGCGCGCGGCCTTCAGGGCGATCTCCCCGGAGACGCGGCCCGTGGAGAGCAGGATCTTGTCGCGCGTGTCGATGCCCTCCAGCAGGCATTTCCCGGCGATGGTGTCGATGGCGTTGTGGCGGCCGATGTCCGGGCAGAAGAACAGGATCTCCCCGGCCGAGCACAGGGTGCTGTTGTGGCAGCCCCTGGTGGCCCGGTAGAGTTCCGAGCGCGCTTCGAGTTCCGCGGCCAGGGTCAGGAGCTGGCCGGGCGTGCAGACCGGGGCGTTCCGCTTCGCCGCCGCGCCCTCGGGCCCGCACCCGAGCGCGGCCAGTCCCTGGCCCGAGGTGAGGCTGAGCCGGGGCGCCACCGGGGCCTTGGAGACCAGCTCGATGCGGGCGACGAGGCCGTCCTCGCGCTCGTCGACGGCGATGTCCCCGATGTCCCGGGCCTGGCCGACGATGCCGTTGCAGAAGAGAAACCCGGCCGCCAGGTAGCGCGGATACAGGCCCGTGCACTGCAGGGTGGCCAGCTCCCTGCCGTTCACCAGCAGGAGCAGGCTCGTCTCCAGCACGGCGTTCACCGCGACCGGCCTGAGGCCTTCGGCGCTGTAGCTGATGGCCTCGCATTGCTTGTGGACATCCATGGATCGTTCCCGTCCGGCGGCGTGATGCCGGTTGCTCGCTTTGAGGGCTTGGTCTAGAAGGATACGGGCAAAAGAATGCGGGGCCAAGCCCTCGCGGGGCATCCTCCCGGGGCGTCCCTCGCGGAGGAACCTCCCGGGCGTCCGGGGGAGGAGGGGAGCATGAAGCGCTTTTGCGGGACCGGACCGATCGTCGAGGCGGCCGATCGTTGCGGCCTGGGGGGCGAACTCTCCCGGCGGGGTTTCCTGGTCTTTTCGGCCGGAGCGCTGGCGAGCATGGCGGCGCTCGGCGCGGCCAGGGTCTGGGGGGCCGGGGCGCCGCTGGT
Encoded proteins:
- a CDS encoding formate dehydrogenase accessory sulfurtransferase FdhD, producing the protein MDVHKQCEAISYSAEGLRPVAVNAVLETSLLLLVNGRELATLQCTGLYPRYLAAGFLFCNGIVGQARDIGDIAVDEREDGLVARIELVSKAPVAPRLSLTSGQGLAALGCGPEGAAAKRNAPVCTPGQLLTLAAELEARSELYRATRGCHNSTLCSAGEILFFCPDIGRHNAIDTIAGKCLLEGIDTRDKILLSTGRVSGEIALKAARCGFAVLASRSMATSLGAELARKLGLTLVGDITPEGCLIYHNSGSVGLTGTDRSPR